The following are encoded in a window of Perca fluviatilis chromosome 21, GENO_Pfluv_1.0, whole genome shotgun sequence genomic DNA:
- the cdc42ep1a gene encoding cdc42 effector protein 1, producing the protein MNLQEKLSGLKGLVSQSHSKRRFKGDLTLDMISPPLGDFRHTMHVGRGGDVFGDTSFLSNHGGTANGNNGETDSISSPDNKIGAFFSRTIRQIRRGSDNRPTGGPKDLSPPPPVVSPIIKNAISLPRLDVDMPNGSPTAKVLFPSSQSTPEEKKSSYGLESGFVTLPRLSRSERQQPSISLPTSCSPNIHRGSLTDPTDAILSTCPASIVTSDPKPTYTAFSDSLPSLTSLDTFTFDLGPSLMSEVFGLIDGHPGEHGNAWEGEEAGSACGLTNEGSEMDSATISYVDSLLREDCGGRKSPHGAEWEEEEGMEVNGVGLSVKVADVAMGSPERARFGMGMESERFQSATDVLARHYGVSHLKGQSRMEVADSMMMIISQPKNKMSYSYMDDEDEIKV; encoded by the exons ATGAATCTTCAGGAAAAGCTGTCAGGCCTCAAAGGTCTGGTCTCACAATCCCACAGCAAGCGCCGCTTTAAAGGCGACCTCACGCTGGACATGATCAGCCCTCCTCTGGGTGACTTTCGCCACACCATGCACGTGGGCCGTGGCGGCGATGTGTTCGGGGACACCTCCTTCCTGAGCAACCATGGCGGCACGGCCAATGGGAACAATGGGGAAACGGATTCTATCTCCTCCCCTGACAACAAGATCGGAGCGTTCTTCTCCAGGACGATCCGTCAAATCCGAAGGGGGTCTGACAACCGACCCACGGGAGGACCCAAGGATCTGTCGCCGCCGCCTCCCGTCGTTTCACCCATCATCAAGAACGCCATCTCCCTCCCCAGGCTGGATGTGGATATGCCCAATGGGAGTCCCACTGCTAAAGTGCTCTTCCCCAGTTCTCAAAGCACaccagaggagaagaaaagcTCTTATG GTCTGGAGTCTGGTTTCGTCACTCTGCCTCGCCTCTCTCGCTCTGAGCGCCAGCAGCCTTCCATCTCCCTCCCCACGTCCTGCTCCCCGAACATCCACCGCGGCTCTCTGACCGACCCTACTGACGCCATCTTATCCACCTGCCCCGCCTCCATcgtgacctctgaccccaaacCCACCTACACCGCCTTCTCTGACTCCCTTCCCTCCCTCACCTCCTTGGACACCTTTACCTTTGACCTCGGGCCCTCCCTCATGAGCGAGGTGTTCGGCCTGATCGACGGCCACCCGGGGGAGCATGGCAACGcctgggagggagaggaggcggGGTCAGCGTGTGGGTTGACCAATGAGGGATCAGAGATGGACTCGGCTACTATCTCATACGTGGATTCCCTGCTGAGGGAGGACTGCGGGGGCAGGAAAAGCCCGCATGGGGCCgaatgggaggaggaggaagggatgGAGGTGAACGGAGTCGGGCTTTCTGTTAAAGTAGCTGATGTGGCGATGGGGTCTCCTGAACGAGCGCGGTTTGGGATGGGGATGGAGAGCGAGCGGTTCCAGAGTGCTACAGATGTGCTCGCGCGCCACTATGGCGTCAGCCACTTAAAGGGACAGAGCAGGATGGAGGTGGCCGATTCAATGATGATGATCATCAGCCAGCCCAAGAACAAAATGTCCTACAGTTACATGGACGACGAGGATGAAATTAAAGTCTGA